In Candidatus Thorarchaeota archaeon, one genomic interval encodes:
- a CDS encoding cation-translocating P-type ATPase, with product MTLITANHPWHLKDINSLLEELHTTAKGLTTAEAQDRIATHGPNELVAEERPGPLVIFLNQFRNPMVAILMVAILISIAASFMPGHGEEGGIVDAVIIGAIVIANAVFGFVQEYRSERALEALKEMAAPKARVMRDGLWTVIESRYLVPGDLIALESGDRVPADGRLISSVGLGVDESILTGESRPSHKTQETLTQEKASISERKNMVYQGTIVTSGKGRAIVTATGMLTEFGAIARSVQQSAEIATPLQHDLEDLGRKLGVVVVLLAALVLAAEVVRNVSGSFVEELMAAIALAVSAIPEGLPAVVTITLAIGVQRMVQRNAIVRRLPSVETLGSTTVICSDKTGTITKNEMTATVIYADGKLFDVSGTGYNKAGDFTYHGTKVDPLADPQLRQVLLIGQLCSNTVLQSDPTAKADYSVVGDPTEGALMVLAEKGGLSYSDTITKYREVHEISFDSIRKRMTSVVTGPEGDFLAFTKGAPEVVVALCKTMLQGGRTLTLDSAHREEIARVNSQLAEKALRVLALAYRPLGRDVTDFSADTTERDLIFAGLVGMIDPPREEVRDAIQLCKSAGIRAIMITGDNQLTAKAVAQGVGLIGKDASVMTGPELDELNDEAFRQCVFTNNVFARVAPEHKLRIVAALRSAGNVVAMTGDGVNDAPAIKSADIGISMGIRGADVTKEASDVVLVDDNFATIVSAVEKGREIYSNIRKFVRFLLSSNFDELFLVFTIVMIGLPLPITAVQILWLNLVTDGLPALALGVDPPEQGLMKRPPRKPGAKLMDRRMGGFIVLSGLVAFLGAAFVFLYSLYVYGGYIPGFTGEALSELEWRSAVSSVTGLAWADVLTHARTAVFASVVAFELLFVWNCRDEYNPVWRSSLKGTTYLFMAVLASALLTLVTIYVPFVQPFFKTVPLTLSDWAVVLLASLPALLIPSPIIFGHRKLRRPRAR from the coding sequence ATGACTCTCATTACGGCAAATCACCCGTGGCATCTCAAGGACATCAACAGCCTGCTAGAAGAGCTGCATACGACAGCAAAGGGGCTCACGACCGCTGAAGCACAGGACCGGATAGCCACCCACGGGCCAAATGAGCTCGTCGCCGAGGAGCGCCCCGGGCCGCTTGTCATATTCCTGAATCAGTTCCGGAATCCAATGGTCGCCATCCTCATGGTTGCGATTCTCATATCCATCGCAGCATCCTTCATGCCGGGGCACGGAGAAGAGGGCGGTATTGTGGATGCGGTGATAATCGGAGCGATTGTGATTGCAAATGCAGTCTTTGGGTTCGTTCAGGAGTACCGCTCAGAGCGTGCACTTGAGGCTCTGAAGGAGATGGCTGCACCGAAAGCACGTGTCATGCGTGACGGACTGTGGACAGTCATCGAGTCACGATATCTTGTACCCGGTGACCTCATCGCGCTTGAGAGCGGTGACCGTGTTCCAGCAGATGGCCGGCTCATCTCATCGGTTGGCCTCGGTGTGGATGAGTCGATTCTCACCGGCGAGTCTCGGCCCAGCCATAAGACGCAGGAGACGCTCACTCAAGAGAAGGCCAGCATCAGCGAAAGAAAGAACATGGTCTATCAGGGAACGATTGTGACATCCGGCAAGGGGCGAGCGATAGTCACAGCAACAGGCATGCTGACCGAGTTCGGCGCGATTGCTCGATCTGTGCAACAGAGCGCCGAGATTGCCACACCACTTCAACACGACCTGGAGGACCTGGGCCGCAAGCTGGGTGTTGTAGTTGTCCTCTTAGCCGCACTAGTACTTGCAGCGGAGGTTGTCCGGAACGTCTCCGGCTCGTTCGTAGAGGAACTAATGGCTGCCATTGCTCTTGCCGTCTCAGCAATCCCTGAGGGACTGCCCGCGGTCGTGACAATCACCCTTGCGATAGGGGTGCAGAGGATGGTCCAACGGAACGCTATAGTCCGTAGACTGCCCTCTGTGGAGACTCTTGGTTCGACGACCGTGATTTGTTCAGACAAGACTGGAACGATAACCAAGAATGAGATGACGGCCACGGTCATATATGCTGATGGCAAGTTGTTTGATGTCAGCGGCACAGGATACAACAAAGCTGGCGACTTCACCTACCATGGTACAAAGGTAGACCCACTGGCAGACCCGCAGCTTCGCCAAGTGCTCCTGATTGGCCAGCTGTGCAGCAATACCGTGCTGCAGAGCGACCCGACTGCGAAGGCTGACTATAGTGTGGTTGGCGACCCCACGGAAGGGGCACTCATGGTTCTCGCTGAGAAAGGAGGTCTCTCGTACAGCGACACAATCACCAAGTATAGGGAAGTCCATGAGATCTCGTTCGACTCGATTCGAAAGAGAATGACCTCTGTGGTGACTGGTCCCGAAGGCGATTTCCTTGCCTTCACAAAGGGTGCGCCGGAGGTTGTGGTGGCGCTCTGCAAGACGATGCTGCAAGGTGGCCGCACACTGACACTGGACAGTGCTCATCGAGAGGAGATTGCAAGAGTCAACTCTCAGCTTGCCGAGAAAGCTCTGAGAGTGCTGGCGTTGGCGTATCGACCGCTCGGCCGTGACGTGACTGACTTTAGCGCAGACACCACAGAGCGAGACCTCATCTTTGCGGGGCTTGTCGGAATGATAGACCCTCCGCGTGAGGAAGTGCGCGATGCGATTCAGCTCTGCAAGAGCGCGGGCATCCGTGCAATCATGATTACTGGTGACAACCAACTGACCGCAAAGGCTGTGGCACAAGGTGTCGGCCTCATAGGCAAGGATGCCTCGGTCATGACCGGGCCGGAGCTAGACGAGCTGAATGATGAGGCGTTTCGGCAGTGCGTGTTCACGAACAACGTCTTCGCCAGAGTGGCTCCGGAGCACAAGCTGCGGATTGTCGCAGCCCTGCGCAGCGCGGGCAATGTGGTCGCCATGACCGGGGACGGCGTCAACGATGCTCCTGCCATCAAGTCTGCCGACATCGGAATATCGATGGGTATCCGGGGCGCGGACGTGACAAAGGAGGCCTCTGATGTTGTACTGGTAGATGACAATTTCGCCACGATTGTGTCCGCCGTGGAAAAGGGACGAGAGATCTACTCAAACATAAGGAAGTTCGTCAGGTTCCTCCTCTCATCCAACTTTGATGAGTTGTTCCTGGTGTTCACGATTGTGATGATAGGTCTTCCCCTGCCTATCACTGCAGTCCAGATACTGTGGCTCAACCTTGTCACCGATGGACTTCCAGCACTTGCGCTTGGTGTTGATCCTCCCGAGCAGGGTCTGATGAAGCGTCCTCCAAGAAAGCCGGGCGCGAAACTGATGGACCGAAGAATGGGCGGCTTCATTGTCCTCTCTGGTCTGGTCGCATTCCTGGGCGCAGCCTTCGTATTCCTCTACTCGTTGTACGTGTACGGCGGTTACATCCCCGGATTCACAGGCGAAGCTCTGTCTGAACTGGAGTGGAGATCCGCGGTCTCATCTGTGACTGGTCTTGCTTGGGCTGACGTCTTGACGCACGCACGCACTGCAGTGTTCGCTTCTGTCGTGGCTTTCGAGCTCCTCTTTGTGTGGAACTGCAGAGATGAGTACAATCCAGTGTGGCGGTCAAGCCTCAAGGGGACAACGTACCTGTTCATGGCTGTCTTGGCATCCGCCCTGCTGACCCTGGTCACCATCTACGTGCCCTTTGTTCAGCCATTCTTCAAGACCGTGCCGCTCACTCTCTCTGACTGGGCAGTGGTACTCCTCGCTTCTCTCCCGGCTCTGCTAATCCCTTCGCCCATCATCTTCGGCCACAGAAAACTGCGCAGACCGAGAGCCCGGTGA
- a CDS encoding nitronate monooxygenase, translating to MRSLRTELCDLVGIEHPIFQGGMGPYKTEDLAIAVSKAGALGVISSIGMAATLLPDAAPVDALRLFGTDPPAVILRKSIERVAAETRHADGVFGVNIPVAAEFTVASQMFVEQTIESRNSDSDIERRLRVIITSAGNPTPWAIIKREGLIWAHVVPSVYHALKAEKAGADIIVASGHEGGAHVSWEPVHSMVLVPAVAKAVRRPVVAAGGFCDGATLAAALCLGAKGIQMGTRFIATKESDFEPLWKQTIVDLEERQTLAGRGLFGPMRFLRNKRAEMIVEQTLRDVPRFYLGEPVESNEEILRLEREGFDHLLDGRRDTALMFGGECAGRIHDIPSVQQVVESIVTEAMEVLSKTCSMASP from the coding sequence ATGAGATCGCTTCGGACCGAGCTGTGCGACCTAGTGGGCATAGAACATCCCATCTTCCAGGGTGGCATGGGACCATACAAGACCGAAGACCTGGCGATTGCCGTGTCCAAGGCGGGCGCCCTTGGAGTCATAAGTAGTATTGGCATGGCGGCGACCTTACTGCCAGATGCCGCCCCTGTGGATGCGCTCCGTCTGTTTGGCACGGACCCGCCTGCAGTCATACTCAGGAAGTCAATTGAGCGTGTGGCCGCTGAAACAAGACATGCAGACGGCGTCTTTGGCGTCAACATTCCTGTCGCAGCAGAGTTCACAGTTGCATCACAGATGTTTGTGGAGCAGACAATCGAGTCTAGGAATAGTGACTCCGACATCGAGAGACGTCTGAGAGTCATCATCACTTCTGCGGGGAATCCCACACCATGGGCCATCATAAAGAGGGAGGGGCTGATATGGGCACATGTGGTCCCGTCAGTGTATCACGCTCTCAAGGCAGAGAAAGCGGGAGCCGACATAATAGTCGCCTCAGGGCATGAGGGTGGGGCACACGTGTCGTGGGAGCCAGTGCACTCGATGGTGCTCGTGCCAGCAGTGGCAAAGGCCGTGAGAAGGCCGGTCGTGGCCGCCGGAGGGTTCTGCGATGGCGCAACACTGGCTGCGGCTCTGTGTTTGGGAGCGAAGGGGATCCAGATGGGTACGCGATTCATTGCGACCAAGGAGAGCGACTTCGAGCCGCTGTGGAAGCAGACGATTGTGGACCTCGAAGAGCGACAGACGCTTGCGGGACGAGGACTCTTTGGGCCCATGCGCTTCCTTCGCAACAAGAGAGCGGAGATGATAGTCGAACAGACACTACGCGATGTGCCGCGCTTCTACCTGGGAGAACCTGTCGAGTCAAACGAGGAGATACTCCGTCTGGAACGAGAGGGGTTTGACCACCTCCTCGATGGAAGACGTGACACCGCACTGATGTTTGGGGGAGAGTGCGCAGGCAGAATACACGACATACCATCAGTGCAACAGGTGGTTGAGAGCATAGTCACTGAGGCAATGGAAGTGCTCAGCAAGACCTGTTCCATGGCAAGCCCCTGA
- a CDS encoding aldehyde ferredoxin oxidoreductase family protein, producing the protein MFGYRNRLLTVDLTSGKTGERTLDPKILRDYIGGAGLACRMIYDMVSRATDPLGPENPLFIMTGPFCGTMVPTGSKTSVCARSPLTGLWGHSTVGGHFGADIRFAGYDGIILTGRSASPVYLIINDSEVSLKGASHLWGRDTEDTWTVLKEESGLKNPGVARIGVAGENLVKYASIIVDHHRAAGRTGMGAVMGSKKLKAIVVSGSERKVPVAEPEKLAEYCQKLNADKKETPTFQMYSDLGTAGYVDMATMMYGSLPQGYYSVSDFDAYNISGTTVKERVLVGKTACFRCPIGCGRVIEIREGKYATGRFAGPELEVTGTMGSLILNNDLEALCFINKQMDLLGVDTISGGNTIAFAYYLFSEGKITAQDLDGVEPKWGDVSAALDLLERIAHRRGIGDLMAEGSRAFGRRFGYESLAAQVNGMELAQHDPRGFSGMAIGYATSPRGACHMTADMYNYQMGILDAGFEIESMDRFANEAEIAARVQDFRCLTNSAVICHFYPIVSEELAELLRMVTGWDITVAELRRTGERIFTLMRLLNLRLGYDTKNERLPEVVLRPLDGPTERHVPDVNAQLDTWYAYRKWDRETGVPHEERLEALGLSRLNS; encoded by the coding sequence GTGTTCGGATATCGAAACAGGCTTCTCACAGTTGACCTGACAAGTGGCAAGACGGGAGAGCGGACCCTTGACCCCAAGATTCTCAGAGACTACATTGGTGGCGCTGGCCTTGCCTGCAGGATGATCTATGACATGGTCAGTCGTGCGACCGACCCCCTGGGACCGGAGAACCCTCTGTTCATCATGACAGGACCGTTCTGTGGGACGATGGTACCCACGGGTAGCAAGACCTCTGTGTGTGCAAGGTCACCTCTCACAGGGCTGTGGGGACACAGTACTGTCGGAGGCCACTTTGGAGCGGACATCAGGTTTGCAGGCTACGATGGGATCATACTGACAGGTCGGTCAGCAAGCCCGGTCTATCTTATCATCAATGACTCCGAAGTGAGTCTGAAGGGCGCATCCCATCTGTGGGGCAGGGACACCGAGGACACCTGGACGGTTCTGAAGGAGGAGTCAGGTCTCAAGAACCCCGGTGTTGCCAGGATTGGTGTCGCGGGAGAGAATCTGGTGAAGTACGCGAGCATCATAGTGGACCACCACAGGGCGGCAGGACGAACAGGCATGGGCGCGGTCATGGGTTCCAAGAAGCTGAAGGCCATTGTGGTGAGTGGCAGTGAGAGGAAGGTACCTGTCGCGGAGCCAGAGAAGCTGGCGGAGTACTGCCAGAAGCTGAATGCTGACAAGAAGGAGACACCCACCTTCCAGATGTACTCCGACCTTGGTACTGCAGGCTATGTTGACATGGCCACGATGATGTATGGTTCCCTTCCTCAGGGATACTACTCTGTGTCTGACTTTGACGCTTACAACATCAGCGGTACCACTGTGAAGGAGAGAGTCCTGGTCGGGAAGACTGCATGCTTCAGATGCCCCATAGGTTGCGGTCGTGTGATTGAGATAAGGGAGGGAAAGTATGCCACCGGGCGGTTCGCTGGACCGGAACTCGAAGTGACAGGCACCATGGGGTCCCTCATCCTCAACAACGACCTTGAGGCCCTCTGCTTCATCAACAAGCAGATGGACCTCTTGGGTGTAGACACGATATCCGGTGGAAACACAATCGCCTTTGCCTACTATCTCTTCAGTGAAGGTAAGATAACCGCACAGGATCTTGACGGAGTCGAGCCCAAGTGGGGAGATGTATCCGCTGCGCTTGACCTCCTTGAGAGAATCGCTCACAGGAGAGGGATAGGAGACCTGATGGCAGAGGGCAGTAGGGCATTTGGCAGGCGGTTCGGATACGAGTCGCTAGCAGCACAGGTCAATGGGATGGAACTGGCGCAGCATGACCCACGTGGCTTCTCAGGCATGGCGATTGGCTACGCGACGTCTCCTCGTGGTGCATGCCATATGACCGCGGACATGTACAACTATCAGATGGGCATACTGGATGCAGGCTTCGAGATTGAGAGTATGGACAGGTTCGCCAACGAGGCAGAGATTGCCGCCAGAGTGCAGGACTTCAGATGCCTGACCAACTCTGCTGTCATCTGTCACTTCTATCCAATCGTCTCTGAGGAACTGGCCGAGCTGCTCCGCATGGTCACCGGGTGGGACATCACGGTCGCAGAACTCAGACGCACGGGAGAGAGGATCTTCACGCTCATGCGTCTGCTCAACCTCCGTCTCGGTTATGACACGAAGAACGAGAGACTCCCCGAGGTGGTCTTGAGACCCCTTGACGGACCCACTGAGCGTCATGTGCCTGACGTCAATGCTCAACTCGACACATGGTACGCATATCGTAAGTGGGACAGAGAGACTGGAGTGCCACACGAGGAGCGACTTGAAGCGCTGGGGTTGTCCCGGCTCAACAGCTGA
- a CDS encoding PHP domain-containing protein, which translates to MKTVTHDLHTHSDFSDGVSTVEEIVAQAQRVGLKTVAITDHFWPSLGSKMGAESLVEERSRVLSALRDEQRGLRILGGAEVDIETNGSLCPVAGGLEQFDIVIGSVHAPCRSEVWVSALCKVVRSNHIDILAHWDGYLTSYRMEDGERAARALSDAGVAVELSARYPTRDEGFLVLARDAGCEFALGSDSHSATTVGRLQDQLRLAEALALPLLDR; encoded by the coding sequence ATGAAGACCGTGACCCACGACTTGCATACACACTCGGACTTCTCAGATGGAGTGTCCACAGTGGAGGAGATAGTTGCACAGGCGCAGAGAGTCGGACTCAAGACAGTTGCTATCACAGACCACTTCTGGCCATCGCTGGGAAGTAAGATGGGGGCAGAGAGCCTCGTGGAAGAGAGGAGCAGGGTCCTCAGTGCTCTCAGAGACGAACAGAGAGGTCTCCGCATACTTGGGGGAGCAGAGGTCGATATCGAGACGAATGGTTCGCTCTGTCCTGTTGCAGGAGGACTAGAGCAGTTCGATATTGTCATCGGCTCTGTCCATGCACCATGTAGATCAGAGGTCTGGGTGTCTGCCCTGTGCAAGGTGGTCAGAAGTAATCACATCGACATTCTTGCCCACTGGGACGGCTACCTGACCTCATACAGGATGGAAGACGGTGAGAGAGCAGCCCGTGCTCTGTCTGACGCGGGCGTTGCCGTAGAGCTGAGTGCCCGCTATCCGACTAGGGACGAGGGTTTTCTCGTCTTGGCCAGAGATGCGGGCTGCGAGTTTGCACTTGGCAGCGACTCACACTCTGCAACAACAGTGGGCCGTCTCCAGGACCAACTCCGTCTGGCTGAAGCACTTGCGCTGCCATTGCTCGACAGGTGA
- a CDS encoding SCP2 sterol-binding domain-containing protein encodes MVQGGIALTKKLVFPSEEWIAEYWKLLNANTAYKDAAKDWEGAFLFVIEADGKVIKENMRLYMDLWHGECRLARMALPDDKAPFVYAGPYENWKQLFAGKIDPIKGIMARKFKLTGDMGKVMRATKAAAELVATAVKIPTKFLDE; translated from the coding sequence ATGGTTCAAGGAGGAATAGCATTGACCAAGAAACTGGTCTTCCCATCTGAAGAGTGGATTGCCGAGTACTGGAAACTGCTCAATGCCAATACTGCTTACAAGGACGCTGCAAAGGACTGGGAGGGCGCATTCCTGTTTGTCATCGAGGCCGATGGTAAGGTCATCAAGGAGAACATGCGGCTCTACATGGACCTCTGGCACGGCGAGTGCAGACTTGCGAGAATGGCGCTTCCCGATGACAAGGCCCCGTTTGTGTACGCCGGCCCCTACGAGAACTGGAAGCAGCTGTTTGCGGGTAAGATAGATCCCATCAAGGGAATTATGGCCCGAAAGTTCAAGCTGACTGGGGACATGGGCAAGGTCATGCGAGCCACCAAGGCAGCAGCAGAGCTGGTGGCCACTGCAGTGAAGATACCGACCAAGTTCCTTGATGAGTGA
- the pepD gene encoding beta-Ala-His dipeptidase, producing the protein MVLEHLEPRHVWRIFERVLVATPRESKKEEKVRAAVLEWLSSEVASRGVRLKTTVDSTGNLLISVPATRGMESCPTVMLQGHLDMVCETNRPHGFDFQNLPIPVRIQDNGEWVDADGTTLGADNGIGVALALGLLVDDDPGLAHGPLEILLTVDEETGLTGAFGLDVKAMSLQSKYLINIDSEELGLLTIGSAGGGDIQLDREVSQHPPPKDYAFYALSVSGLLGGHSGMEIVNPRANANKLVARMLSSLIRDVPIMLSSWHGGSKHNAIPRDSVAVFCVRKRDTGRMEEILKAERDAILSYYRSMVKNAMVLEPEMVVEWKQASPSTCMSTEESAIIVRTANALPHGYRNFSPEVAGLVETSCNFAIVRSEDRRVSLRLSVRSSVDSELSAYRYSIADMAELAGWSVEMSPAYPGWKPEPNSPFLQFVRKHYEEVLGSEVRMEAIHAGLECGIIGAKMPGIQMVSLGPTAKNAHTPDERLRIADVGIVYRVLKAVLRDLPRLES; encoded by the coding sequence ATGGTACTGGAACATCTTGAACCAAGACATGTGTGGCGCATATTCGAGAGAGTCTTGGTAGCGACCCCACGAGAGTCGAAGAAGGAGGAGAAGGTCAGGGCAGCTGTGCTGGAATGGCTGTCGTCTGAGGTTGCCTCCAGAGGTGTCCGACTCAAGACGACCGTGGACTCTACTGGCAACCTGCTGATATCAGTGCCTGCAACCAGAGGGATGGAGTCATGTCCAACAGTCATGCTTCAGGGTCATCTTGACATGGTCTGCGAGACCAATCGTCCACACGGTTTCGACTTCCAGAACCTGCCGATACCTGTCCGTATCCAGGACAACGGAGAGTGGGTGGATGCGGACGGCACGACATTGGGGGCTGACAATGGCATAGGGGTGGCTCTGGCTCTGGGCCTACTCGTGGACGATGACCCCGGTCTGGCTCACGGTCCGCTGGAGATCCTCCTGACTGTGGACGAGGAGACCGGTCTCACAGGGGCCTTTGGTCTTGATGTGAAGGCCATGAGTCTGCAGAGCAAGTATCTCATCAACATCGACTCAGAAGAACTCGGTCTTCTGACAATCGGGTCTGCTGGCGGTGGTGATATCCAACTTGACAGAGAAGTGAGTCAGCATCCGCCGCCGAAGGACTACGCGTTCTATGCTCTCTCGGTCTCAGGTCTGCTCGGGGGGCACTCCGGGATGGAGATAGTGAATCCGAGAGCAAATGCGAACAAGCTGGTGGCTCGCATGTTGTCCTCACTGATTCGAGATGTACCCATCATGCTGTCCAGTTGGCATGGTGGCAGCAAGCACAACGCGATACCTCGTGACTCTGTCGCTGTGTTCTGTGTCAGAAAGAGAGACACCGGGAGAATGGAGGAGATCCTGAAGGCTGAGCGCGACGCGATTCTCTCCTACTACAGAAGTATGGTCAAGAACGCAATGGTCCTTGAACCCGAGATGGTGGTGGAGTGGAAGCAAGCCAGTCCGTCAACCTGCATGAGTACCGAGGAGTCTGCCATCATTGTACGTACCGCGAACGCGCTGCCGCATGGCTACCGTAACTTCTCCCCTGAAGTCGCTGGACTTGTGGAGACCTCATGCAACTTCGCCATTGTCCGGTCTGAGGACAGGAGAGTGAGCTTGCGCCTGTCGGTTCGAAGCAGTGTTGACTCTGAGCTGTCAGCATACCGCTACTCGATTGCGGACATGGCGGAGCTTGCCGGCTGGTCAGTGGAGATGAGTCCCGCATACCCGGGGTGGAAGCCAGAACCCAATAGCCCGTTCCTGCAGTTTGTCAGAAAGCACTACGAGGAAGTTCTTGGTTCCGAGGTCCGGATGGAGGCGATACATGCAGGTCTCGAGTGTGGGATTATTGGTGCTAAGATGCCCGGCATTCAGATGGTGTCACTCGGGCCGACTGCAAAGAATGCTCATACCCCCGATGAGCGACTGCGGATTGCAGATGTGGGCATCGTCTATAGGGTCTTAAAGGCAGTGCTGAGAGACCTGCCGAGACTTGAGAGTTGA
- a CDS encoding leucine-rich repeat protein yields MSEVALRFIRTDDEQEELHLHKGMIEVNLVDMDIKAIDLEPLIQLPMLERLTLSECPLTSVDLSPLASCKRIRELCLRWNRIDRIDLKPLSECKELTELDLSSNVIGEIDLAPLAYCTSLRNLFLSDNDISSVDLTPLSECEDLRYLGLTHNALRGVDLGPLDGSTGLKYLGLTGNELGEVSLEPLRKCFSLAKLEMERCSLSSVDLAPLASCKSLEYLNLRGNRLGSVDLSPLAGLTRLRHLILSANDLKAIDLSPLAGCSGLQYLLLEENALESVSLEGLAGCRGLIELHLRANHLTSVDLNALEGLPVLRVLDLEDNSMSSIDVSPLFKCPMLRRLNVGRTTPGRAVLIQARSELSTAAHPRGLHDVMDRIEWVSTGQAP; encoded by the coding sequence CGGAGGTTGCCCTTAGATTCATCCGGACTGACGATGAACAGGAGGAGCTGCATCTGCACAAGGGGATGATTGAGGTCAATCTTGTGGACATGGACATCAAGGCGATAGACCTTGAGCCCCTCATACAGCTCCCAATGCTCGAGCGTCTAACCCTCTCCGAATGCCCGTTGACTAGCGTGGACCTGAGCCCTCTTGCAAGCTGCAAGAGGATCAGAGAACTCTGTCTCAGATGGAACCGCATTGACAGGATAGACTTGAAGCCCCTGAGCGAGTGCAAGGAACTGACCGAGCTTGATCTGTCATCGAACGTGATTGGGGAGATTGACCTAGCACCTCTGGCATACTGCACCTCACTGAGAAACCTGTTTCTGTCTGACAATGACATCTCATCAGTAGACCTCACACCTCTGTCGGAGTGTGAAGACCTCAGGTATCTCGGTCTCACACACAATGCACTCAGAGGTGTCGACCTGGGACCACTTGATGGCAGTACTGGGCTGAAGTATCTGGGACTCACGGGCAATGAGCTTGGAGAGGTCAGTCTCGAGCCGCTTCGAAAGTGCTTCTCACTCGCGAAACTTGAGATGGAACGCTGTTCTTTGAGCAGTGTAGACTTGGCACCACTGGCCTCTTGCAAGAGTCTGGAGTACCTGAACCTGAGGGGCAACAGACTCGGTTCTGTGGACCTGTCACCGTTGGCAGGACTCACGCGCCTGAGGCACTTGATTCTCTCTGCCAACGACCTGAAGGCTATTGACCTCTCGCCACTTGCAGGATGTAGTGGACTTCAGTACCTGCTCCTTGAAGAGAATGCTCTAGAGTCGGTATCACTTGAAGGACTTGCAGGTTGCAGAGGACTGATTGAACTGCATCTAAGGGCTAACCATCTGACCTCAGTGGACCTCAATGCTCTTGAGGGGCTCCCTGTACTGAGAGTGCTTGACCTTGAGGACAACAGCATGAGCTCCATTGATGTCAGTCCCCTGTTCAAGTGCCCCATGCTCAGACGCCTCAATGTCGGAAGAACAACGCCCGGGCGAGCAGTCCTCATCCAGGCCAGGTCCGAGCTATCCACTGCAGCACATCCACGGGGTCTCCATGACGTCATGGATAGAATTGAATGGGTCTCCACAGGGCAAGCTCCTTAG
- a CDS encoding iron-containing alcohol dehydrogenase produces MVWWFSVPKVAFGEDALTELDQLKGQRAIIVTDRVVADLGYPAKVESMLKNNGWEVTVWAEAESDPRVSVVKSAADAMTKSSADLIVAIGGGSVMDTAKAAWVLYVNPGFKLEELTPFDTLNLRSKARLVCIPTTAGTGSDATKAIVVREDDTGRKFATINPELTPDLAILEPTFVKDLPKTMTAYTGMDALTHAVESYASVWKNDFSDACSMKAVTMVFEWLPKSMSEPHNLLAREKMLVAANLAGMSFGNSQVSLAHSLGHSLGSVLRVQHGLAVGISLPYTIEYNSAENEATARLYQELGRLVGVLEPDPFKAARAFAAKVRELQKMTGFPRSLKEAGVKRTDFDKGLDKLVEYAMMDSSITMNPRDIQSAGIRRLYDAMFEGRPIDF; encoded by the coding sequence ATGGTATGGTGGTTCTCAGTCCCGAAGGTGGCATTTGGAGAAGATGCCCTGACGGAACTTGATCAGCTCAAGGGCCAGAGGGCAATCATAGTGACCGATAGGGTCGTAGCAGACCTCGGATACCCTGCAAAGGTCGAGTCGATGCTGAAGAACAATGGCTGGGAGGTCACGGTCTGGGCAGAGGCCGAGTCTGACCCAAGAGTCTCAGTGGTGAAGAGTGCTGCCGACGCCATGACCAAGTCGAGCGCAGACCTCATTGTGGCCATTGGCGGAGGCAGCGTGATGGACACCGCAAAGGCAGCATGGGTATTGTATGTCAACCCCGGTTTCAAGCTCGAGGAACTCACACCGTTTGACACACTGAACCTGAGAAGCAAGGCGAGGCTGGTTTGCATTCCCACCACCGCGGGCACAGGTTCGGATGCCACGAAGGCCATTGTGGTCCGAGAGGATGACACCGGGCGGAAGTTCGCGACCATTAACCCCGAACTCACTCCGGACCTTGCGATACTTGAACCCACCTTTGTAAAGGACCTCCCGAAGACAATGACAGCCTACACAGGCATGGACGCGCTCACCCATGCTGTTGAGAGTTACGCGTCGGTGTGGAAGAACGACTTCTCCGACGCGTGTTCCATGAAGGCAGTCACCATGGTCTTTGAATGGCTTCCGAAGTCGATGTCGGAACCTCACAACCTGCTGGCAAGGGAGAAGATGCTGGTCGCAGCGAATCTGGCAGGGATGTCCTTTGGCAACTCTCAGGTCTCTCTTGCCCACTCACTCGGACATAGTCTCGGGTCAGTACTCAGGGTGCAGCATGGACTTGCGGTGGGAATCTCACTGCCGTACACAATCGAGTACAACTCAGCAGAGAACGAGGCAACTGCAAGACTGTATCAGGAACTGGGGCGACTGGTGGGGGTTCTTGAGCCAGACCCGTTCAAGGCTGCAAGAGCATTTGCCGCAAAGGTCAGGGAACTGCAGAAGATGACCGGTTTTCCAAGAAGCCTCAAAGAAGCAGGTGTGAAGAGAACGGACTTTGATAAGGGACTCGACAAGCTTGTTGAGTATGCTATGATGGACTCGAGCATAACAATGAATCCCAGAGACATCCAGAGCGCAGGAATCAGACGGCTATACGACGCGATGTTCGAGGGCAGGCCCATCGACTTCTGA